A single genomic interval of Dromiciops gliroides isolate mDroGli1 chromosome 1, mDroGli1.pri, whole genome shotgun sequence harbors:
- the LOC122731736 gene encoding 40S ribosomal protein S29-like — MGHQQLYWSHPHKFGQGSQSCCMCSNWHGVIHKYGLNMCQQCFHQYAKDIDFIKLD, encoded by the coding sequence ATGGGTCACCAGCAGCTCTACTGGAGCCACCCTCACAAATTCGGCCAGGGGTCTCAGTCGTGCTGCATGTGTTCAAACTGGCATGGCGTGATCCACAAGTATGGCCTGAACATGTGCCAGCAGTGCTTCCATCAGTATGCGAAAGACATCGACTTCATCAAGTTGGACTAA